Below is a genomic region from Tenuifilum sp. 4138str.
ATGCTATACGATTGGCTTGATCCCAAGGAGTTGCCCGAAGCGTTAAGTCAACTTTCCCTTTTTGGTTCATTTACACAGATGCCCAAAAGCCTGGAGAGTACCATTATGCTTTCCGATGTTAAATTGAGGTGGGATCCTCAGAATAAATCGTTTGTTTCAGTTGGGAAAATTGGTGTGGGTACAATTGGTAATATTCAGGTAAACCGTTTTGTGAATGGGTTCATTGAGTACTACAAAGGACGCTTTAACGATAGGTTAATCCTTTACATCCATCTTGGCGACAACGAGTATTACTCGTTTTACTATGCCAATGGGGTAATGTTTGTCAGTGCCACCAATCCTGAATTTTATAATCCCATTGCCTCCCAAAAATCAAGAGAGCGAAAGGTAAAACCTTCAAAAGGAATGATGGGTTATAAGTATATGATTGGATCAAAACGTGAGCTAAACATAGCTCAGCGCCGCTATAAGGAGTTAGCCTTTGGCATTAAGTCCGATATTCCGGTTGAATCCGATGACGAAAACCCAAATAAGGAGAGGAATGAAGATGATTAAATGCCCCTCTTTTTTTCCCAAACCTCTAGTTCAAAAATATTAGAACCATCAATTTTTAGCCTAATTGCTGTTTTTACCTGATGGAAACCGCTGTTACCCGCTGCTCCCGGATTTACGTATAGCATATCCCAATGCTTATCGTACTTTACACGCAGTATATGGCTGTGTCCACACACTAAGATATTTACCCTTTTCTCCTTAAGGATTTCCCTAACTTTTTGATCGTAATGTCCTGGGGTACCCGCTATATGGGTAATCAGTACATTTACGTTTTCTGTT
It encodes:
- a CDS encoding metallophosphoesterase family protein; amino-acid sequence: MKAIGILSDTHGFWDKGLTEFFETCDVIWHAGDIGSLELADNLAKFKPLRAVHGNIDDYKTRLVYPETQLFTTENVNVLITHIAGTPGHYDQKVREILKEKRVNILVCGHSHILRVKYDKHWDMLYVNPGAAGNSGFHQVKTAIRLKIDGSNIFELEVWEKKRGI